Within the Bacillus marinisedimentorum genome, the region CACTTGGCGGAAAAGCGAACATCAAGAACTTCTTCCCGCATCCAACTGGCTCTGACAAATTGACTAAAGTCGTATTTGAATAAGTCCAGGAGCGAGGGAGGGGAGCATTGCTCCCCTTCTCTTACATATAAGGAAAAGAGGTGGGTATGATGCTGCAATATACAATCAGAAGGCTGCTGCAACTCATTCCAGTCCTTTTGGGAATGACGCTTATCGTTTTCTCGATGATCCGCGCCATTCCCGGAAATCCCGCCCAGGTCATTCTGGGACAGCAGGCAACCAAAGAGGCGATAGAGGCTTTATCAAAAGAACTGGGTCTCGATCAGCCCTGGTACATCCAATATGTCGACTACTTGAAAGGTGTGTTGACAGGAGATCTCGGGTCTTCCTTAAGGACCAGCTCGCCCATTAGTGAAGAAATTTGGCCTTATCTGGCCGCGACACTGGAATTGTCACTCTTTGCCATGATTATTGCGGTTGTAATCGGGGTCAACGCCGGAATCATCAGCGCATGGTTCCAGAACTCATGGTTTGACTATGCAGCAATGGTCATTGCGCTTATCGGAGTTTCCATGCCAATCTTCTGGCTTGGTCTGATGGAACAATGGGTTTTCGGCATCAAGCTGGAATTGCTGCCGACGACAGGGCGCGAAAACATTCGAAATCCGGTTGATGCCATAACGCACTTATATGTTATCGATACATTAATTCAGGGGCGGACCCAACAGCTCACTGAAGTTTTCAAGCATTTGATCCTTCCGGGGGTTGCCCTGGCTACGATTCCAATGGCGATTATCGCACGGATGACCCGGTCAAGCATGCTTGAAGTCATGCGTTCTGACTTTATCCGGACGGCAAGGGCCAAAGGAATGAGCATGTTTTGGGTTGTGTACAAGCATTCATTGAAAAATGCGGTTATTCCGGTTTTGACGGTCATCGGTTTACAGATGGGCCTATTGCTTGGCGGTGCCATCCTGACTGAAACGATCTTCGGCTGGCCGGGAATCGGGCGTTACATTTATGAAGCGATCGGTTACCG harbors:
- a CDS encoding ABC transporter permease; this translates as MLQYTIRRLLQLIPVLLGMTLIVFSMIRAIPGNPAQVILGQQATKEAIEALSKELGLDQPWYIQYVDYLKGVLTGDLGSSLRTSSPISEEIWPYLAATLELSLFAMIIAVVIGVNAGIISAWFQNSWFDYAAMVIALIGVSMPIFWLGLMEQWVFGIKLELLPTTGRENIRNPVDAITHLYVIDTLIQGRTQQLTEVFKHLILPGVALATIPMAIIARMTRSSMLEVMRSDFIRTARAKGMSMFWVVYKHSLKNAVIPVLTVIGLQMGLLLGGAILTETIFGWPGIGRYIYEAIGYRDYPVIQSGILVVATIFVFINLIVDLLYAAVDPRIKYN